The following proteins are encoded in a genomic region of Montipora foliosa isolate CH-2021 chromosome 10, ASM3666993v2, whole genome shotgun sequence:
- the LOC137972929 gene encoding lutropin-choriogonadotropic hormone receptor-like: MLINASPASRSLDMVDLSCGMVILLSVLVFVHFGVIHGETLERNKTDWRPCSHGCNCSQVDDYTVAKCDVSTVKLRETFVLPKNTSVLDLSRNGLVEVPYFVLNKSTNILALLLSGNNIENLSETSFPLLPHLLCLDISFNSLREWEGNISPTFPSLESVNFEGNPLYFPGSNLFRLDSLIKVLGIKWNAQCGECNLINTEFLSSLNESELFCRVDAEEYEFAEEIKYGKSLFFTEKGFSPQCICKKENCHSVEISMPYDRTLNTLPRKLFYVEYMFGVIALMINVLVVFICFGSISLRKSTSFILIGNIGFCDAMMGVYSILLGRFTVYEFIVNTEKYPDIDVFVNSYCTVMGAIFTTAQITSVSTSFLATLERYLSIVHCMKPELRLRKSVALLCLAGIWCVAIGYSLLAVFQVGGLRYHGEFTCMMPFTDGPEIWDTSMTGLAVTCSLVVFYLVSFALYFHLFVYVKKTEISAGVKRKATLAKNISLMVFTNFLFFIIPMVCTLLFVYRYSELAEAFKVDTLKELRTYFIMLSWLPVVLLSLNSCLNPFLCAFRHPKFQKELQALVDKFNCKCEKQSEQQPSNVWTLTTTKGFELNSTVAFRNEAFLEQYRSAGSLDAL, from the exons ATGCTCATCAACGCCAGCCCAGCCTCTCGCTCGCTTGACATGGTCGACCTCAG TTGTGGAATGGTTATCCTGTTGTCGGTATTGGTTTTTGTACATTTCGGTGTGATACATGGAGAAACACTCGAGCGGAATAAGACAGATTGGCGTCCATGTTCTCATGGCTGCAATTGCTCACAAGTGGATGACTATACTGTCGCTAAATGTGACGTATCAACAGTGAAACTACGCGAGACCTTTGTTCTTCCAAAGAACACCTCAGTTTT GGATTTGTCGAGGAACGGGCTTGTTGAAGTTCCTTATTTTGTACTCAATAAAAGTACAAACATTTTGGCTTT GCTGCTTTCAGGCAACAACATTGAGAACCTAAGCGAAACCTCGTTTCCATTACTGCCCCATCTTCTTTGCTT AGACATATCCTTCAACAGCCTTAGAGAGTGGGAGGGTAACATCTCCCCTACCTTCCCGTCCCTGGAATCCGTCAACTTTGAAGGAAATCCTCTGTACTTCCCAGGCAGCAATCTCTTTCGTCTGGACAGCCTGATAAAAGTTCTTGGTATAAAGTGGAATGCTCAATGCGGGGAATGTAACTTAATCAATACCGAGTTCCTGTCAAGTTTAAACGAAAGTGAACTGTTTTGCAGAGTGGATGCCGAAGAATATGAATTTGCAGAAGAAATCAAGTACGGAAAATCCCtcttttttactgaaaaagGGTTCTCTCCTCAGTGTATCTGCAAGAAAGAAAACTGTCACTCTGTGGAGATAAGCATGCCGTATGACCGGACGCTCAACACACTTCCAAGAAAACTGTTCTACGTTGAGTACATGTTCGGTGTCATCGCGCTTATGATAAATGTTTTAGTAGTCTTCATTTGCTTCGGCTCAATATCATTGCGAAAAAGCACATCCTTTATTTTGATTGGGAATATTGGCTTCTGTGACGCTATGATGGGAGTGTACTCGATCTTGCTTGGCAGGTTCACTGTGTATGAATTTATCGTGAACACAGAAAAATACCCCGATATCGATGTGTTTGTCAATTCATACTGTACAGTCATGGGTGCTATTTTTACAACAGCTCAAATAACTTCAGTTTCAACTTCATTCTTAGCAACATTGGAGCGTTACTTGTCGATTGTGCACTGCATGAAGCCCGAGTTGAGACTGAGGAAGTCGGTAGCGCTCCTGTGTTTGGCAGGAATCTGGTGCGTTGCTATTGGTTATTCACTTTTGGCTGTCTTTCAAGTTGGTGGTTTGAGGTATCATGGCGAGTTCACTTGTATGATGCCATTCACGGATGGACCGGAGATTTGGGACACTTCTATGACAGGTCTTGCTGTAACCTGCTCACTTGTTGTCTTTTATCTTGTAAGCTTTGCGTTGTACTTCCACCTCTTTGTTTACGTCAAGAAAACGGAAATTAGCGCAGGTGTGAAGCGAAAAGCCACCTTGGCTAAAAACATTTCTCTGATGGTTTTTACTAACTTTCTATTCTTTATAATCCCGATGGTTTGTACTTTGCTGTTTGTGTACCGGTACAGTGAACTCGCTGAAGCTTTTAAAGTCGACACACTTAAAGAGCTCCGGACTTATTTCATCATGTTGTCATGGCTTCCTGTAGTGTTGCTCTCTCTCAACTCGTGCTTAAATCCTTTTCTTTGTGCATTCAGACAtccaaaatttcaaaaagagTTACAGGCTCTTGTTGATAAATTTAACTGCAAGTGCGAGAAACAATCTGAACAGCAGCCTTCCAACGTTTGGACGCTTACTACCACCAAAGGCTTCGAATTAAACTCAACAGTGGCTTTTAGAAACGAAGCATTTCTCGAGCAATATCGCTCAGCAGGCTCACTGGATGCTCTTTAA
- the LOC137972930 gene encoding uncharacterized protein yields the protein MAVKDFVVDQDIDILALTETWLRPGNIDDVEIRTLCPTGYRFLHVPRGHSRGGGVGLLFKDTLQINSHITDTFKTFELMDIHFRTLQFIRVLLIYRPPDNSSTMLFLEEFSLLLEQIMAESTGHLLICGDFNLHVDDPCNIYANRFNEILESCNLKQLVTGATHSNGHTLDLVISKRDDHLITGIKIIDPVISDHYTESFCEDISTSPLLRDQAVELNALVDQYDNVLRSLLGLYAPLKQRTVTLRPRASWYKPEVGEQKNIRRRLERKWRSTRLLCDREQYVHQCYVVINLIESLKSSYYTDIINEHSSDQKILFKTVGKLLQKSTNKRYPPSSDDTALANSFADFFTSKIDKIHHGLVERKIRIGSSPSDVTVCGAEFCNFAEVTQEEIKKFSRKSLSKSCELDPLPAVVLKGCFIVLLPTITRIINLSLSTGVMPDALKVAILSPMLKKSDADFEQFQNFRPISNLKVVSKLVEKAVAIQLTDHVMSHHLDETFQSAYKNFHSTETALVRVQNDILCAIDNNESVILLLRWIIR from the exons ATGGCAGTTAAAGACTTTGTGGTCGATCAAGACATTGATATTTTAGCTCTCACTGAAACATGGCTGCGTCCTGGTAACATTGATGATGTTGAGATTAGAACCCTATGTCCAACTGGCTATAGATTCTTACACGTTCCAAGGGGTCATTCCCGAGGTGGAGGTGTTGGCTTGTTATTTAAAGACACTCTCCAAATTAATAGTCACATCACGGATACCTTTAAGACATTCGAATTGATGGACATTCACTTTAGAACTCTTCAATTCATTCGTGTTCTGCTTATTTATCGCCCTCCTGATAACAGCTCTACTATGTTATTTCTTGAAGAATTCTCATTGCTTCTGGAACAAATTATGGCTGAATCCACTGGTCACTTACTAATATGTGGTGACTTCAATTTACATGTCGACGACCCCTGTAACATCTATGCAAATCGCTTCAATGAAATTCTTGAATCATGCAATCTAAAACAACTTGTTACTGGAGCAACTCACTCTAACGGACACACTCTGGATCTTGTAATTTCTAAAAGAGATGATCATCTTATTACTGGAATCAAAATTATCGACCCTGTAATCTCGGATCATT ATACTGAATCCTTCTGTGAAGATATCTCGACCTCTCCTTTGCTACGGGATCAAGCTGTTGAACTCAACGCTCTTGTGGATCAATATGACAATGTATTGCGATCCCTTTTGGGTCTCTATGCCCCTTTAAAACAGCGAACAGTAACATTACGACCTCGTGCTTCCTGGTATAAGCCGGAAGTGGGTGAACAGAAAAACATCCGAAGGCGGTTAGAGCGGAAGTGGCGTTCGACTAGGTTACTATGTGATCGTGAGCAATATGTTCATCAGTGCTACGTTGTCATCAATTTGATCGAGTCACTAAAGTCGTCATATTACACTGATATTATTAACGAACATTCGTCAGATCAGAAGATATTATTCAAGACTGTCGGAAAGTTATTGCAAAAATCAACTAACAAGCGTTACCCTCCTTCTTCTGATGATACTGCCCTGGCAAATTCATTTGCTGATTTCTTTACCAGCAAGATTGATAAAATACATCATGGGCTTGTCGAAAGGAAAATACGCATTGGGTCTTCCCCTTCAGACGTCACAGTTTGCGGGGCAGAGTTTTGCAACTTCGCTGAAGTTACCCAGGAGGAAATAAAAAAGTTCTCAAGGAAATCACTATCTAAATCTTGTGAACTTGATCCTCTACCCGCAGTAGTTCTGAAAGGCTGTTTTATCGTTCTACTTCCTACTATTACGAGGATCATCAATCTGTCCTTATCGACCGGTGTTATGCCCGATGCTCTGAAGGTTGCTATACTATCGCCCATGCTGAAAAAATCTGATGCTGACTTTGAACAGTTCCAAAACTTTCGTCCTATCTCGAATTTAAAAGTAGTATCGAAGCTTGTTGAAAAGGCAGTTGCCATACAACTTACAGATCACGTTATGTCGCACCACTTAGATGAGACGTTTCAGTCTGCATATAAAAACTTTCACTCCACCGAGACAGCTTTAGTAAGGGTTCAGAATGACATTCTGTGTGCTATCGACAACAATGAGTCTGTCATACTTCTTCTACGGTGGATCATTCGATAA